From Achromobacter spanius, a single genomic window includes:
- the rpsH gene encoding 30S ribosomal protein S8 codes for MSMSDPIADMLTRIRNAQQVDKVTVSMPSSKLKAAIAAVLKDEGYIDSFEIKGTQAKPELEITLKYYAGRPVIERIERVSRPGLRIYKGRTSIPQVMNGLGVAIVSTSRGVMTDRKARANGVGGEVLCYVA; via the coding sequence ATGAGCATGAGCGATCCCATCGCCGATATGCTGACCCGCATTCGCAATGCGCAGCAAGTGGACAAAGTTACGGTGAGCATGCCCTCCTCGAAGCTGAAGGCGGCCATTGCCGCTGTGCTGAAAGACGAAGGCTACATCGACAGCTTTGAAATCAAGGGCACCCAGGCCAAGCCTGAGCTCGAGATCACCCTGAAGTACTACGCTGGCCGTCCGGTCATCGAGCGCATCGAACGCGTCTCGCGCCCCGGTCTGCGTATCTACAAGGGCCGTACCAGCATTCCTCAGGTCATGAATGGCCTGGGCGTGGCTATCGTTTCGACCTCGCGCGGCGTCATGACCGACCGTAAGGCTCGCGCCAACGGCGTCGGCGGCGAAGTGCTGTGCTACGTGGCCTAA